A stretch of the Vigna radiata var. radiata cultivar VC1973A chromosome 7, Vradiata_ver6, whole genome shotgun sequence genome encodes the following:
- the LOC106767023 gene encoding peroxidase 10 yields the protein MTCRVVVIYFSFFFFLATFLPLVHMLPYDRNQLDIKFYDRSCPNLLMIVRYGVWSALKDDSRMAASLLRLHFHDCIVNGCDASVLLDDTPYFTGEKNALPNQNSLRGFEVIDDIKQHVERLCPYTVSCADILALAAREAIDMVGGPSWPVALGRRDATTTSKQAAEQQIPSPIESLENITAKFYSKGLDLRDVVALSGGHTIGFAQCFTFKGRLFDYQGSGRPDPVLDSSLLTRLQSMCPNEETSNSNLAPLDATSTLTFDNEYYRNLIYNTGLLQSDQALTRDRRTAAMVYYYSNNRLSFYNDFAQSMVRLSNAGVLTGRVGEIRQKCGSVN from the exons ATGACTTGTAGAGTAGTCGTAATCTACttcagtttcttttttttccttgctACCTTCCTTCCACTTGTTCATATGCTTCCCTATGATAGAAACCAGCTTGACATCAAATTCTACGATAGATCATGCCCTAATTTGCTCATGATTGTTAGATATGGTGTTTGGTCAGCCTTGAAAGATGACAGCAGAATGGCCGCGTCCCTTCTTCGGTTACACTTTCACGATTGCATAGTAAAT GGTTGTGATGCTTCGGTGCTTCTTGATGATACACCATATTTCACTGGTGAAAAGAATGCTCTTCCTAATCAGAATTCACTTCGGGGGTTCGAAGTCATTGATGACATAAAACAACATGTTGAAAGACTGTGTCCATACACAGTCTCCTGCGCTGATATATTAGCATTAGCAGCCAGGGAAGCTATTGATATG GTTGGAGGACCTTCTTGGCCTGTTGCATTAGGCCGAAGAGATGCAACAACAACAAGTAAGCAGGCAGCTGAGCAACAAATTCCCTCCCCAATTGAGTCTCTAGAAAACATCACTGCAAAGTTTTACTCCAAGGGTCTTGACTTGAGGGATGTTGTAGCCCTTTCAg GAGGACATACAATTGGTTTTGCTCAATGCTTCACCTTCAAAGGGAGACTTTTTGACTATCAAGGCTCTGGCAGACCTGATCCCGTGCTTGACTCTTCGCTTCTCACAAGATTGCAAAGCATGTGCCCAAATGAAGAGACTTCGAACAGCAATCTAGCACCTCTTGATGCTACAAGCACCTTAACGTTCGACAATGAGTATTATAGAAATCTCATATACAACACAGGCCTTCTACAGTCTGATCAAGCACTAACTAGGGATCGAAGAACTGCTGCTATGGTTTATTATTACAGCAACAACCGTTTATCCTTCTACAATGATTTTGCCCAATCCATGGTGAGGCTTAGTAATGCAGGCGTTCTTACAGGAAGAGTGGGAGAAATTAGACAGAAATGTGGCTCTGTAAACTAA